The following proteins are encoded in a genomic region of Glycine soja cultivar W05 chromosome 17, ASM419377v2, whole genome shotgun sequence:
- the LOC114391517 gene encoding uncharacterized protein LOC114391517, producing the protein MEEVAATKEEEAPTKKKQGIVTRMDKSLAFIYREKMDEDQWMYDSVMSIEGYMNDQNEDEGGVNEEHVFATRDDVLQWARFVAYEIGFVAMIMGSNTNNGIRGRISFVLIGCERSGQYRAKKKDLVRTCTGSRKRGCPFKLRAKLVVRGKGWKIAAEFERVHYVGKNPSRCGCVMRTTHGLPCACMGEDSWLLVRNHLLKELTKWFDEYMNLVGGIDRFEELKRSLLVDGLSMVIMDKWMNITDMRHVIVSRYF; encoded by the exons ATGGAAGAAGTAGCAGCAaccaaggaagaagaagcaccaACGAAGAAGAAGCAAGGAATAGTAACTCGTATGGACAAGTCACTTGcttttatttatagagaaaag atggacgaagatcagtgGATGTATGATAGTGTTATGTCTATAGAAGGTTATATGAATGACCAAAATGAAGACGAAGGTGGTGTGAATGaagaacat GTGTTTGCTACCCGTGATGATGTTCTACAATGGGCTCGATTCGTTGCTTATGAAATTGGTTTTGTGGCGATGATTATGGGGTCAAACACAAATAATGGTATTAGAGGAAGGAtctcatttgttttaattggttgtgaaaggagtggtcagTATAGGGCCAAGAAGAAGGATTTGGTAAGAACATGTACTGGCAGTAGAAAACGTGGGTGTCCCTTTAAGCTGCGTGCAAAACTAGTTGTGAGAGGCAAAGGATGGAAG ATTGCTGCTGAGTTTGAGCGTGTACATTATGTTGGCAAAAATCCTTCTCGTTGTGGATGTGTGATGAGAACTACTCATGGTCTtccatgtgcat gtatgggtgaagattcATGGTTATTGGTGCGCAAccatttgcttaaagaacttacAAAATGGTTTGATGAGTATATGAACTTGGTTGGTGGCATAGAccgatttgaggaattaaaacGGTCcttacttgttgatggattatccaTG GTTATTATGGACAAGTGGATGAATATAACTGACATGAGACATGTCATTGTATCAAG GTATTTCTAA